The following coding sequences lie in one Flavobacterium cyclinae genomic window:
- a CDS encoding YegP family protein, which produces MGTFVIAQRLNGAYKYEFVSRKGKTIFTSNDFELRFECEEEIERLKNSIDKCVFMRFKSSSGKFFFRLILDEHEIAVSRRYTTQLLLQKGIDEIVKYAGKAEFLDFSSSEDIFGDIA; this is translated from the coding sequence ATGGGAACATTTGTAATCGCACAACGATTAAACGGAGCTTATAAATATGAATTTGTTTCACGAAAAGGTAAAACTATTTTTACTAGTAATGATTTTGAATTGCGTTTTGAATGTGAAGAAGAAATTGAGCGTTTGAAAAATTCAATTGATAAATGCGTTTTTATGCGTTTTAAATCGTCTAGTGGGAAGTTTTTCTTTAGATTGATATTAGATGAGCATGAAATCGCTGTTAGTAGAAGATATACGACTCAGTTGTTACTTCAAAAAGGAATTGATGAAATTGTTAAGTATGCTGGTAAAGCAGAATTTTTAGATTTTTCATCTTCAGAAGATATTTTTGGAGATATAGCATAA
- a CDS encoding RNA methyltransferase — MRKLANAELERKNIDEFKKAQKTPIIVILDDIRSLHNIGSVFRTSDAFLIEKIYLCGITATPPNKEIHKTALGATETVAWEYAKDVLEVVNELKKENIKVYSVEQTENAIMLDDFQPETNTKYALIFGNEVKGVSQEAINLSDGVIEIPQLGSKHSLNISVSAGIVIWDFFQKMK; from the coding sequence ATGAGAAAATTAGCCAACGCAGAATTAGAACGCAAAAACATCGACGAGTTTAAAAAAGCTCAAAAAACACCCATTATTGTAATCTTAGATGATATTAGAAGTTTACACAATATTGGTTCGGTTTTTAGAACTTCGGATGCTTTTTTAATAGAAAAAATCTATTTGTGCGGCATTACGGCAACTCCTCCAAACAAAGAAATTCACAAAACAGCTCTTGGCGCTACGGAAACTGTTGCTTGGGAATATGCGAAAGACGTTTTAGAAGTAGTTAATGAATTGAAAAAAGAAAACATAAAAGTGTATTCTGTGGAGCAAACTGAAAATGCTATTATGTTGGATGATTTTCAACCAGAAACCAATACAAAATATGCCTTAATTTTTGGAAACGAAGTAAAAGGTGTTTCGCAAGAGGCTATTAATTTAAGCGATGGTGTAATTGAAATTCCGCAATTGGGAAGCAAACATTCGTTGAATATTTCGGTGAGTGCTGGGATTGTGATTTGGGATTTTTTTCAGAAGATGAAATAA
- a CDS encoding 3-deoxy-D-manno-octulosonic acid transferase has product MLFLYNIITLLASQLLKLVALFSPKMKLFIDGRKSVFQTLANKIQTSDKTIWFHAASLGEYEQGLPVIEAIKQQFPNHKIVITFFSPSGYEVRKNNTVADVTVYLPLDTISNAKQFIQLVHSEMVFFIKYEYWPNYLNELKKQQIKTYLISGILRENQAFFKWYGGFYRNALKTFDYFFVQNESSKKLLQSIGFNNVKISGDTRFDRVVSILDRDNSLDFIELFKDNKTTIVIGSSWPKDESLLVNYINQCSDDVKFIIAPHNIKSEQISNLKNQIQKKTILFSDVETRLIASLQENNVFIIDTIGILTKIYSYADIAYVGGGFGNPGVHNILEPATFGVPVVIGPNYSHFAEATALVNMEGCISIQNQIQLNEAFDLLIQNEDERLEKGHICSTFVQMNKGATQIIMNYITNETIN; this is encoded by the coding sequence ATGCTATTTTTATACAACATAATTACGCTTTTAGCTAGCCAACTTTTGAAGCTTGTAGCTCTTTTCAGTCCGAAAATGAAACTTTTTATTGATGGAAGAAAGTCGGTTTTTCAAACGTTAGCGAATAAAATTCAAACTTCGGATAAAACAATTTGGTTTCACGCAGCGTCTTTAGGTGAATACGAACAAGGCTTACCTGTAATTGAAGCTATCAAACAACAATTCCCAAATCATAAAATTGTGATTACGTTTTTTTCGCCTTCGGGTTATGAAGTTCGAAAAAACAATACCGTTGCCGATGTTACGGTTTATTTGCCTTTGGATACTATTTCGAATGCGAAACAATTCATTCAATTAGTTCATTCCGAAATGGTATTTTTTATCAAATACGAATATTGGCCAAATTATCTTAACGAACTAAAAAAACAACAAATCAAAACCTATTTGATTTCTGGAATTTTACGAGAAAATCAAGCCTTTTTTAAGTGGTATGGTGGATTCTATCGAAACGCTTTAAAAACATTTGATTACTTTTTTGTGCAAAATGAAAGTTCTAAAAAATTGCTTCAAAGTATCGGATTCAACAATGTGAAAATTTCAGGAGATACGCGTTTTGACCGAGTAGTTTCAATTTTAGATCGTGATAATTCTTTGGATTTTATCGAACTATTTAAAGATAATAAAACCACTATTGTAATCGGAAGTTCTTGGCCAAAAGATGAAAGTTTATTAGTAAATTATATCAATCAATGTTCGGATGATGTGAAATTTATTATTGCTCCGCATAATATCAAATCGGAACAAATTTCAAATCTCAAAAATCAAATTCAAAAGAAAACGATTTTGTTTTCTGATGTAGAGACGAGATTAATCGCGTCTCTACAGGAAAACAACGTTTTTATCATTGACACTATCGGGATTTTAACCAAAATTTATTCCTATGCCGATATTGCCTATGTTGGCGGTGGCTTTGGAAATCCGGGTGTTCATAATATTTTAGAACCAGCAACTTTTGGAGTTCCAGTTGTAATTGGTCCAAATTACTCGCATTTTGCTGAAGCTACAGCATTGGTAAATATGGAAGGTTGTATTTCGATTCAAAATCAAATCCAATTAAATGAAGCTTTTGATTTGCTTATTCAGAATGAAGACGAACGATTAGAAAAAGGACATATTTGTAGCACATTTGTTCAGATGAATAAAGGAGCAACTCAAATAATTATGAATTATATTACTAATGAAACTATAAATTGA
- the sppA gene encoding signal peptide peptidase SppA: MKFLGNVLATIVGLFVFCIMSFFGIIIIGAIAGGGDETVTVKNNSVIELDLSKVSLDYAGKTNYKDFNYFEAHHDGVTDILNAIEAAKKDKKIKGISILNNQSQLGLAQSKAVRDKLEDFKKSGKFVYAYANFYTQGEYYLNSVADQVYLNPMGEVDFKGLSSEIIYMKELQEKSGVKFEVIRHGKYKSAVEPYLAQEMSPENREQMTVLLNSVWTTIVEDIAKSRKLSVAQLNAIANSLGARTPELALANKLVDKIAYEDEYHDMIRAKLKLDKKEKYDIVSITEYAKTAASTVEDYTKKDIIAVIYAQGEIAGGEGDVNIIGEGSIKRSLQEARENEDVKAIVLRVNSPGGSALTSELIWREIEITKKTKPVVVSMGNYAASGGYYIAANADRIFAEPNTITGSIGVFGMLPNMNQLGKNIGINAEQVKTHDNASGYSIFEPIDENFKGYILESIEKTYATFLQRVADGRKMTTEQVDAIAQGRVWTGVDAQKLGLVDEIGGLDAAIKYAAKLGKTNSYRTENFPEYEKSFEDLLADFTGMAMFKTKEQLLKEQLGEEGFQMLEQIKRVKSRKGIQAMMPYEIEIH, encoded by the coding sequence ATGAAATTTTTAGGAAATGTATTAGCTACAATTGTTGGGTTATTTGTTTTTTGCATAATGTCCTTTTTTGGTATTATCATAATTGGTGCCATTGCAGGAGGCGGAGACGAAACCGTTACTGTAAAAAATAATTCCGTTATTGAATTAGATTTATCAAAAGTAAGTTTGGATTATGCTGGAAAAACCAACTACAAAGACTTTAATTATTTTGAAGCGCATCATGATGGTGTTACCGATATTTTAAATGCCATTGAAGCTGCAAAAAAAGATAAAAAAATTAAAGGAATTTCGATTCTTAACAACCAATCACAACTAGGTTTAGCCCAAAGCAAAGCAGTACGAGATAAATTAGAAGATTTCAAAAAATCTGGAAAATTTGTATATGCTTACGCTAATTTTTACACACAAGGCGAATATTATTTAAATTCGGTTGCAGACCAAGTATATTTAAACCCAATGGGGGAAGTTGATTTCAAAGGATTATCTTCTGAAATTATCTACATGAAAGAGTTACAAGAAAAATCAGGTGTTAAGTTTGAAGTAATTCGTCATGGAAAATATAAAAGTGCTGTTGAACCTTACTTAGCACAAGAAATGAGTCCAGAAAACCGCGAACAAATGACTGTTTTGTTAAACTCGGTTTGGACTACTATTGTAGAAGATATTGCTAAAAGCAGAAAACTATCAGTAGCGCAATTAAATGCTATAGCCAATTCATTAGGAGCAAGAACACCAGAATTAGCTTTAGCAAATAAATTAGTGGATAAAATAGCTTATGAAGACGAATATCACGATATGATTAGAGCGAAATTAAAGCTTGACAAAAAAGAAAAATATGATATTGTAAGCATTACAGAATATGCAAAAACTGCCGCTTCAACAGTTGAAGATTATACAAAGAAAGACATCATAGCGGTAATTTATGCACAAGGTGAAATTGCTGGCGGTGAAGGTGATGTAAATATCATAGGAGAAGGTTCAATTAAGCGATCTTTACAAGAAGCAAGAGAGAATGAAGATGTAAAAGCAATTGTTTTACGTGTAAATAGCCCTGGTGGAAGTGCTTTGACTTCAGAGTTAATTTGGAGAGAAATTGAAATAACTAAAAAAACAAAGCCTGTTGTAGTTTCTATGGGGAATTATGCCGCTTCTGGAGGATATTACATTGCAGCTAATGCCGATCGAATTTTCGCAGAACCAAACACGATTACAGGTTCAATTGGAGTTTTTGGAATGCTACCCAACATGAATCAATTAGGTAAAAATATCGGAATTAACGCTGAACAAGTAAAAACTCATGATAACGCAAGTGGTTACAGTATTTTTGAACCTATTGACGAAAACTTCAAAGGGTATATTTTAGAAAGCATCGAAAAAACATACGCTACTTTCTTACAACGTGTAGCTGATGGAAGAAAAATGACCACTGAACAAGTTGATGCCATTGCACAAGGAAGAGTTTGGACAGGAGTAGATGCACAAAAACTTGGACTGGTTGACGAAATTGGTGGTTTAGATGCAGCCATTAAATATGCAGCAAAACTTGGAAAAACAAATTCGTATAGAACCGAAAACTTCCCAGAATACGAAAAAAGCTTTGAAGATTTACTTGCCGATTTCACCGGAATGGCGATGTTTAAAACTAAAGAGCAATTGTTAAAAGAGCAATTAGGTGAAGAAGGCTTTCAAATGCTAGAACAAATCAAACGCGTAAAAAGCAGAAAAGGTATCCAAGCTATGATGCCATATGAAATTGAGATTCATTAA
- the mutS gene encoding DNA mismatch repair protein MutS, which yields MKQYNEIKNKYPDACLLFRVGDFYETFGEDAVRAAGILGITLTKRGAGSDSETALAGFPHHSLNTYLPKLVKAGLRVAICDQLEDPKMTKTIVKRGVTELVTPGVSMNDEVLHSKSNNFLASVHFGKKTVGVSFLDVSTGEFLVAQGNEEYIDKLLQNFRPSEILIPKQFKNQFHSVFGDDFHTFFLEDWVYKEDYALESLTKHFQTNSMKGFGVEELTEGLIASGAILYYLSETQHNKIQHITNIQRIAEDAYVWMDKFTIRNLELYHSYNPNAVTLLDVIDKTLSPMGARLLKRWLALPLKDISKIRSRHEVISYLKSNPEVLQQIQYQIKQISDLERLISKVATGKISPREVNFLKDSLDAIIPIKTLALASSNEALRVIGDSLHACELLREKIKTTIQEDAPVSVNKGNAIAVGVHPELDELRNISSTGKGYLEALEQRESAATGIPSLKVSFNNVFGYYIEVRNTHKDKVPAEWIRKQTLVNAERYITEELKEYESKILGAEEKIHQLETQLFEQLVNWIATYIKHVQLNANLIAQLDCLTSFTQLAIDNKYVCPDLDESFDLEIKEGRHPVIEKQLPVGVPYITNDVYLDRETQQIIMITGPNMSGKSAILRQTALIVLMAQMGSFVPAESVRMGVVDKIFTRVGASDNISMGESTFMVEMNETASILNNISERSLVLLDEIGRGTSTYDGISIAWAISEYLHEHPNKPKTLFATHYHELNEMEVTFDRIQNYNVSVKELKDTVLFIRKLVKGGSAHSFGIHVAKMAGIPQIVIQKAQKLLKQLEKRHSSEELSGIKSASDELQLSFFNLDDPLLEEIKEEIVNIDINTLTPVEALMKLNEIKRMLVKK from the coding sequence ATGAAACAATATAACGAAATTAAAAACAAGTATCCAGATGCTTGTTTGCTGTTTCGCGTAGGCGATTTCTATGAAACTTTTGGAGAAGATGCTGTTCGTGCTGCAGGAATTTTAGGAATTACTTTAACCAAGCGTGGAGCAGGAAGCGATAGCGAAACTGCGTTAGCGGGTTTCCCACACCATTCATTAAATACCTATTTACCTAAATTGGTTAAGGCTGGACTTCGAGTGGCGATTTGCGATCAATTAGAAGATCCAAAAATGACAAAAACGATTGTAAAACGTGGTGTTACAGAATTGGTTACACCAGGTGTTTCGATGAATGATGAGGTGTTGCATTCGAAGTCAAATAACTTTTTAGCTTCGGTTCATTTTGGAAAGAAAACGGTTGGGGTGTCATTTTTAGATGTGTCAACAGGCGAATTTTTAGTAGCCCAAGGCAATGAAGAATACATCGATAAATTGTTGCAAAACTTCCGTCCAAGTGAAATTTTAATTCCAAAACAGTTTAAAAATCAATTTCATTCTGTTTTTGGAGACGATTTTCATACGTTCTTTTTGGAAGATTGGGTATATAAGGAAGATTATGCGTTAGAAAGTTTGACGAAACATTTTCAAACCAATTCAATGAAAGGCTTTGGTGTGGAAGAATTAACCGAAGGTTTGATTGCTTCGGGGGCTATTTTGTATTATTTATCAGAAACGCAACATAATAAAATTCAGCATATCACAAACATTCAACGTATTGCCGAAGACGCTTACGTTTGGATGGATAAATTTACCATTCGAAATTTAGAATTATATCACAGTTATAATCCTAATGCAGTAACACTTTTAGATGTGATTGATAAAACGCTTTCGCCAATGGGTGCAAGGCTTTTGAAACGTTGGTTAGCACTTCCGTTGAAAGATATTTCAAAAATTAGAAGTCGTCATGAAGTGATTTCGTATTTGAAATCCAATCCCGAAGTTTTACAACAAATTCAATATCAAATCAAGCAAATTTCCGATTTGGAGCGTTTGATTTCAAAAGTAGCTACTGGAAAAATTTCGCCAAGAGAAGTGAATTTCTTGAAAGATTCATTAGATGCTATAATTCCGATTAAAACTTTGGCTTTAGCAAGTTCAAATGAAGCTTTGAGAGTAATTGGAGATAGTTTACATGCTTGTGAATTGTTGCGTGAGAAAATAAAAACCACTATTCAAGAAGACGCACCTGTAAGCGTAAATAAAGGAAATGCAATTGCTGTTGGCGTTCATCCGGAATTAGATGAATTGCGAAATATTTCATCTACAGGAAAAGGGTATTTGGAAGCATTAGAACAAAGAGAAAGTGCTGCAACAGGAATTCCTTCCTTAAAAGTGTCTTTCAATAATGTTTTTGGTTATTACATTGAAGTTCGAAATACGCATAAAGATAAAGTTCCGGCGGAATGGATTCGCAAACAAACTTTGGTTAATGCGGAGCGATATATTACAGAAGAACTAAAAGAATACGAATCGAAGATTTTAGGTGCAGAAGAAAAAATCCATCAATTGGAAACGCAGTTGTTTGAGCAATTGGTAAATTGGATTGCGACATACATCAAACATGTTCAGTTGAATGCTAATTTAATAGCGCAATTGGATTGTTTGACTTCTTTCACACAGTTAGCAATTGATAACAAATACGTTTGTCCCGACTTAGATGAAAGTTTTGATTTGGAAATCAAAGAAGGTCGCCATCCCGTTATTGAAAAGCAATTGCCTGTTGGAGTGCCTTACATAACGAATGACGTGTATTTAGACAGAGAAACCCAACAAATTATCATGATTACCGGTCCGAATATGTCGGGTAAATCGGCAATTTTGCGTCAAACGGCTTTGATTGTGTTGATGGCGCAAATGGGAAGTTTTGTTCCAGCAGAAAGCGTGAGAATGGGTGTGGTCGATAAAATTTTCACTAGAGTTGGAGCTAGTGATAATATTTCAATGGGTGAATCTACTTTTATGGTGGAAATGAACGAAACTGCTTCTATTTTGAATAATATTTCGGAAAGAAGTTTAGTATTGTTAGATGAAATTGGAAGAGGAACTTCAACTTACGATGGAATTTCGATTGCTTGGGCAATTTCAGAATATTTGCACGAACATCCGAATAAACCGAAAACACTTTTTGCTACGCATTATCATGAATTAAATGAAATGGAAGTTACGTTTGATAGAATTCAAAATTATAATGTTTCGGTAAAGGAATTAAAAGATACTGTTTTATTCATTCGCAAATTAGTTAAAGGTGGAAGTGCGCATAGTTTTGGTATTCACGTAGCAAAAATGGCTGGAATACCTCAAATAGTAATTCAAAAAGCACAAAAACTATTAAAACAGTTAGAGAAAAGACATTCGAGTGAAGAATTATCGGGAATAAAATCCGCAAGTGATGAGTTGCAATTGAGTTTCTTCAATTTAGATGATCCGCTTTTAGAAGAAATTAAAGAAGAAATTGTGAATATTGACATCAACACATTAACTCCGGTTGAAGCATTGATGAAGTTGAACGAAATAAAACGAATGTTGGTAAAAAAATAA
- a CDS encoding S46 family peptidase, protein MKFLRLLLILVVFQVQAQQGGMWIPSLLKGANEKEMKALGMKISADDIYSVNNSSLKDAVPHFDGGCTAEMISPKGLLLTNHHCGYDNIQSHSTVENDYLTNGFWAYKMEDELPNKDLTVTFIIKIEDVTTKIFEGVLNLPTESDKQKRIQQNIATVSKSFQKEAWQDVMIRAFYDGNQYLLFVTENFKDVRLVGAPPSSIGKFGSDTDNWVWPRHTGDFSLFRVYADKNNRPAEYSKDNVPYKPKHFFPVSAKGIQENDFTMVMGYPGRTQEYLPSFAVEQIVNDLNPAKIEIRDAALKVQDGFMRKDNAIKIQYASKYASVANYWKKWIGETKGLKKSNAVAIKQDFEKKFQERVNKAGKQAEYGTILADFEKNYKEIREYAIARDYFTEVVLRNSEILSFGYRLFQLEQIYKTKGEQAFNDRKNNLISGFEGLYKDYSAQVDEKVFEQLINLYATKSPKQFLPESLNNFNAAELSTAIFSTSKLTSYEGLKELLNGDAQSILDKLNQDKGYVLVKSIAESYQKNVAPKFDEINLKNIALQRTYMKGIMEFFPNDRIFPDANSTLRVTYGKVKGYKPSDAVIYEPVSYLDGVIEKYVPGDYEFDVPQKLIDLYNAKDYGRYADKNGKMPLAFIATNHTTGGNSGSPALDAKGNLIGLNFDRVWEGTMSDIYYSPEICRNIMVDTRYILFVIDKFAGAKNLIEEMTIVYPKSQKAK, encoded by the coding sequence ATGAAATTTTTAAGATTACTACTTATTTTAGTTGTTTTCCAAGTTCAAGCACAACAAGGAGGTATGTGGATTCCTTCTTTATTGAAAGGAGCAAACGAAAAAGAAATGAAAGCATTGGGAATGAAAATTAGTGCCGATGATATTTATTCGGTAAATAATTCTAGCTTAAAAGATGCTGTTCCTCATTTTGATGGCGGTTGTACAGCGGAAATGATTTCCCCAAAAGGACTTTTATTAACGAATCACCACTGCGGTTATGACAACATTCAAAGTCACTCTACAGTTGAAAACGATTATTTAACGAATGGTTTTTGGGCTTACAAAATGGAAGACGAATTGCCAAATAAAGATTTAACCGTAACCTTCATCATCAAAATTGAAGATGTTACTACTAAAATTTTTGAAGGCGTTTTAAATCTTCCAACCGAAAGCGACAAACAAAAAAGAATCCAACAAAATATTGCTACCGTTAGCAAAAGTTTCCAAAAAGAAGCTTGGCAAGATGTAATGATTCGTGCTTTTTATGATGGAAACCAATACTTATTATTTGTAACCGAAAATTTCAAAGATGTTCGTTTAGTAGGAGCACCACCAAGTTCAATTGGAAAATTTGGATCGGATACAGATAACTGGGTTTGGCCACGACACACGGGAGATTTCTCTTTATTTAGAGTTTATGCTGACAAAAACAATCGTCCAGCTGAATATTCAAAAGACAATGTTCCATACAAACCAAAACACTTTTTCCCAGTTTCTGCTAAAGGAATTCAGGAAAACGATTTCACTATGGTAATGGGTTATCCAGGAAGAACTCAGGAATATTTGCCATCGTTTGCCGTAGAACAAATTGTAAATGATTTGAATCCAGCAAAAATTGAAATTCGTGATGCTGCTTTAAAAGTTCAAGATGGTTTCATGAGAAAAGACAATGCAATTAAAATTCAGTATGCTTCAAAATACGCTAGTGTTGCCAATTATTGGAAAAAATGGATTGGTGAAACAAAAGGATTGAAAAAATCGAATGCAGTTGCTATCAAACAAGATTTTGAAAAGAAATTTCAAGAAAGAGTAAATAAAGCAGGAAAACAAGCTGAATACGGAACTATTTTAGCTGATTTTGAAAAGAACTACAAAGAAATAAGAGAATATGCTATTGCAAGAGATTACTTTACAGAAGTTGTATTACGTAATTCTGAAATTTTATCTTTTGGGTATCGCTTATTTCAATTAGAGCAAATCTATAAGACTAAAGGCGAACAAGCTTTTAATGATAGAAAAAACAATTTAATTTCAGGATTTGAAGGTTTGTATAAAGATTATAGCGCTCAAGTGGATGAGAAAGTTTTCGAACAATTGATCAATTTATATGCTACAAAATCACCAAAACAGTTTTTACCTGAAAGTTTAAACAATTTTAATGCTGCAGAATTGTCAACTGCCATTTTTAGCACTTCAAAATTAACTTCATACGAAGGATTAAAAGAATTATTAAATGGTGATGCCCAATCTATTTTGGACAAATTAAATCAGGATAAAGGATATGTATTGGTAAAATCCATTGCTGAGAGCTATCAAAAAAATGTGGCTCCTAAATTTGATGAAATTAATTTAAAAAATATCGCATTACAAAGAACGTACATGAAAGGTATTATGGAATTCTTCCCGAACGATAGAATTTTCCCTGATGCTAACAGTACATTGCGTGTAACATACGGAAAAGTTAAAGGATACAAGCCTAGCGATGCAGTTATTTATGAACCTGTAAGTTATTTAGATGGTGTAATTGAAAAATATGTACCAGGCGATTATGAATTTGACGTTCCTCAAAAATTAATTGACTTATATAACGCAAAAGATTACGGAAGATATGCCGATAAAAATGGGAAAATGCCATTAGCGTTTATTGCAACCAATCATACTACTGGTGGAAACTCAGGAAGTCCGGCTTTAGATGCAAAAGGAAATCTTATCGGATTAAACTTTGATAGAGTATGGGAAGGCACCATGAGTGATATTTATTACAGCCCAGAAATTTGTAGAAATATCATGGTGGACACCCGTTATATTTTATTTGTAATTGACAAATTTGCTGGTGCAAAAAACCTTATTGAGGAAATGACAATTGTATATCCTAAGTCTCAAAAGGCCAAATAA
- the folK gene encoding 2-amino-4-hydroxy-6-hydroxymethyldihydropteridine diphosphokinase, producing the protein MSQHQVIVSLGSNQGNRFETIQACIDLIHSEVATVVKVSKIYETPAWGFESEPFYNAAILIHTTKSAQKILNQVLRVEKKLGRIRTKDSGYQARIIDVDIIAFDEEIISTENLQVPHPLMQNRKFVLQPMMDLGLNWEHPILKKSVSQLLLQTEDISEIKVVHSIISPIEKLQLQQFNYIAIEGNIGAGKTTLSAKLSEDCNAKLVLERFADNPFLPKFYKDQSRYAFPLEMSFLADRYQQLSDDLAQFDLFKDFVVADYHIFKSLIFAKVTLQEDEFRLYKTMFDIIHKEMPKPDLYVYLYQNTERLLENIKKRGRSYEQEIPADYLEKINQGYLDYIKTQTDLNVLIIDVSDLDFVKKQEDYVFLLNEINKKIVLARG; encoded by the coding sequence ATGAGTCAACACCAAGTTATAGTATCGTTAGGAAGTAATCAAGGAAATCGTTTTGAAACGATTCAGGCTTGTATTGATTTGATTCATAGTGAAGTAGCAACGGTTGTAAAGGTTTCCAAAATTTACGAAACGCCAGCTTGGGGTTTTGAAAGTGAGCCTTTTTATAATGCTGCAATTTTAATTCACACTACAAAATCGGCTCAAAAAATTTTGAATCAGGTTTTGAGAGTAGAAAAGAAGTTAGGTAGAATTCGTACCAAAGATTCAGGATATCAAGCGCGAATTATTGATGTTGATATCATTGCTTTTGACGAGGAAATTATTTCTACTGAAAACTTGCAAGTTCCGCATCCATTAATGCAGAATAGAAAGTTTGTCTTGCAACCCATGATGGATTTAGGATTGAATTGGGAACATCCAATATTGAAAAAATCTGTTTCACAACTTCTACTTCAAACGGAAGATATAAGCGAAATTAAAGTCGTTCATTCTATAATTTCACCTATTGAAAAACTCCAATTACAGCAATTCAATTACATCGCGATTGAGGGAAATATTGGAGCAGGAAAAACGACTTTATCAGCCAAATTATCAGAAGATTGCAATGCTAAATTAGTGTTAGAACGCTTTGCAGATAATCCATTTTTACCAAAGTTTTATAAAGACCAAAGTCGTTATGCGTTTCCATTAGAAATGTCGTTTTTAGCGGATAGATACCAACAATTATCAGATGATTTGGCGCAATTTGATTTGTTTAAAGACTTTGTTGTGGCCGATTATCACATTTTTAAATCTTTGATTTTTGCTAAAGTTACACTGCAAGAAGACGAATTTCGTTTGTACAAAACCATGTTCGATATCATTCACAAGGAAATGCCAAAACCTGATTTGTATGTGTATTTGTATCAAAATACCGAACGATTGTTAGAAAACATAAAAAAACGCGGCAGAAGTTATGAGCAAGAAATTCCTGCCGATTATTTAGAGAAAATCAATCAAGGATATCTAGATTACATCAAAACGCAAACCGATTTGAATGTATTGATTATCGATGTTTCCGATTTGGATTTTGTGAAGAAACAGGAGGATTATGTGTTTTTGTTGAATGAGATTAATAAGAAAATAGTATTAGCACGCGGATGA